The following coding sequences are from one Plasmodium coatneyi strain Hackeri chromosome 11, complete sequence window:
- a CDS encoding SICA antigen, which produces MEKKKRKKKKEHTFLLLHTLSYFALEQLLDHVDDQADGPREYTLIKERKQPRSVPKGRIREGPRCRVDRRTIIDIHLEVLDECQKGDTLSVQNDFFEILVQEFMGTKFMEEENVPKEDVPKENVPNSDSGFREEGFVPKGDVTSSDSWFREEDFLPKE; this is translated from the exons atggaaaaaaaaaaaagaaagaaaaaaaaggagcacaccttcctccttcttcataCCTTAAGT tatttTGCACTAG aacaactccttgatcatgtggatgaccaggcagatggtccacgtgaatataccttaataaaggaacgcaaacaaccaagatctgttcCAAAGGGTAGGATAAGGGAAGGTCCCCGCTGCCGTGTGGATCGCCGCacgattattgatattcatttagaagtcttagacgaatgtcaaaagggggacacaCTATCGGTTCAGAacgacttttttgaaattttggttcaagaatttatgggaaccAAGTTTATGGAAGAAGAGAacgttcctaaggaagatgttcctaaggaaaacGTTCCAaattcagattccgggtttagggaggaaggctTTGTTCCTAAAGGGGATGTtacaagttcagattcctggtttagggaggaagactttcttccgAAGGAatag
- a CDS encoding SICA antigen, giving the protein MKEILKDLSNAIANGSALQDDPCKNIEEKDDAADGPNKRACQYIVKGLKHIYGIEGNPQGTAHPDHKKNDKIFEQTMACLILNEYGKLLGEKSCIDEKTIVQAFTAAAKLHTTECKSAENKCNQCNWDKCTNLKSGKGDTQRQKIKDELEKNEDIQKTFTTIHNSSSLCNRVQCVWKKWFPNRGMQETNTTYIGIFWDKDVNNQLKNLSGGMLKQKPDVDKECNSIPGLDNRNKEACKLIIAGLKHIYEIERGTLQPEKKDDEKEKRKIDDNLIFHRTASCVLLNVFADRMIDQTKGQLCPITEEEIKKMFDNGNTQRDNWCKGKNANGGKMECEVCERVPNISCEIGNKKEYNVKNKMDEMFSDKGKNVEAQNVLTTVNSINNALCNRANCVTINWFKDRKISDRDKQDWCTYWDTDFKKRLMELSKDMTNNSKTMGDVCKGIKEGSSTNPQAEEKACQFIVRGLEHIYKINKCKVTEKDPTKIEKEEKKAVHNVQFEQVMKCILLNEYANKITQKCPAVQEDKISEMFEKGNAMMVEWCKDKGPNGKSDCVPCERDKNYKDCTLNVDNDLWNKKQINGKVCEEDKGNLMKKVEELFQNNDANIEKAMKAATDICTTPPSLQPRARSEGDQEPASPPEPGPPDAAGPQSPGSSGPGAQQPQAPHSPGKNKKKKN; this is encoded by the exons ATGAAAGAAATATTGAAAGACCTGTCTAATGCTATAGCCAATGGAAGTGCACTCCAGGATGATCCGTGCAAGAACATTGAAGAGAAAGATGATGCAGCAGATGGTCCAAACAAAAGGGCGTGCCAATACATTGTTAAGGGcttaaaacatatatacggCATTGAGGGGAATCCGCAAGGCACAGCTCATCCcgatcataaaaaaaatgacaaaatattTGAACAAACTATGGCTTGTCTAATACTAAATGAATACGGGAAACTTCTTGGGGAGAAATCTTGTATCGACGAAAAAACTATAGTGCAGGCTTTTACTGCCGCTGCAAAGCTTCACACAACTGAGTGCAAGAGTGCGGAGAATAAATGTAATCAATGTAATTGGGacaaatgtacaaatttaaaaagtggaaaggGTGACACCCAacggcaaaaaataaaagacgaactcgaaaagaatgaagacaTACAAAAAACTTTCACTACCATACATAATTCAAGCAGTTTATGTAATCGCGTACAATGTGTATGGAAGAAGTGGTTTCCAAATAGGGGAATGCAAGAAACGAATACGACGTACATT gGTATATTTTGGGATAAGGACGTCAACAATCAACTGAAAAATCTTTCTGGAGGCATGCTCAAGCAGAAACCAGATGTTGACAAGGAATGTAATAGCATTCCAGGGTTAGATAATAGAAACAAAGAGGCTTGCAAGCTTATTATTGCAGGATTAAAACATATTTATGAAATTGAAAGAGGTACACTGCAACCGGAGAAGAAGGACgatgaaaaggagaaaaggaagatagaCGATAATCTCATATTCCATCGAACTGCGTCTTGTGTTTTATTAAATGTATTCGCTGATAGAATGATTGATCAAACTAAGGGTCAGCTGTGTCCTAtcacagaagaagaaattaaaaaaatgtttgatAATGGAAATACACAAAGGGATAATTGGTGTAAGGGTAAGAATGCTAATGGTGGAAAGATGGAATGTGAAGTATGTGAAAGGGTACCAAACATAAGTTGTGAAATAGgcaataagaaggaatacaatgtaaaaaacaaaatggatgaaaTGTTCAGTGataaggggaagaatgtGGAAGCACAGAATGTTCTAACTACTGTAAATTCTATAAATAATGCGTTATGTAATCGTGCAAACTGTGTAACAATTAATTGGTTTAAAGACCGGAAAATTTCAGACAGGGACAAACAAGACTGG TGTACATATTGGGATACGGACTTCAAGAAGAGACTGATGGAACTATCTAAAGATATGACCAATAATAGTAAAACTATGGGGGATGTGTGTAAGGGCATTAAGGAGGGTAGTAGTACAAATCCGcaagcagaagaaaaggcATGCCAGTTCATTGTTCGGGGGTTAgaacatatttataaaattaacaAGTGTAAAGTAACAGAAAAAGATCCAACGAAgatagaaaaggaagaaaagaaggctGTTCATAATGTGCAGTTTGAGCAAGTTATGAAGTGCATTCTACTTAATGAATAcgcaaataaaataacgcaAAAATGTCCGGCGGTGCAGGAAGATAAAATAAGTGAAATGtttgaaaaagggaatgcaATGATGGTTGAATGGTGTAAGGATAAGGGTCCGAATGGTAAGAGTGATTGTGTACCATGTGAAAGGGATAAAAACTATAAAGATTGCACACTAAACGTAGATAATGACCtatggaataaaaaacaaataaatggaaaagtcTGTGAAGAGGACAAAGGTAATctaatgaaaaaagtggaagaactgTTCCAGAATAATGATGCCAATATAGAGAAAGCTATGAAAGCAGCAACTGATATTTGTACAACACCACCATCTCTTCAACCTCGTGCACGATCTGAAGGGGACCAAGAACCAGCATCCCCTCCGGAACCAGGACCACCGGATGCAGCTGGACCCCAATCTCCTGGTTCCTCCGGCCCTGGTGCTCAGCAACCTCAGGCACCTCATTCTccaggtaaaaataaaaaaaagaagaattaa
- a CDS encoding SICA antigen has product MKTKIWEEFYKFSGDMMYKIEEDAEQDLKMCSTLDESKKKEENELCKIVARIFLWMDGLKIGRNEAGGAKFRWVQGEEEDEKPEEKKLHSYYRCLIGKVTILKMLGKHCMLKEVSETVKKNREQMRTTMDLKGGNQLCSDVDFGSLYLGKRFLWDQIKKGIDDFKRTDNHGFGSSLVQEGKSKLHDIQKEGQNEGICPKEGELDSETLQNLEITVYNKEDVSLEDDKDTDPPGKEPSGGSKELEILLFKAKEAKDAARGGDDWEQRAYQVVQENLKELFEKNMREKAEKKQQALAGGEDCSTHKDDLCKRVTCVEQKWYQNKAEKVKKWDSMEDDIKGELERLSKNIITNEANMDTYCKKNEEPSSRIVTDTEIKACRYITAGLRYIYGIQKEGKDKNPEDNWKFKQTMLCLVLNAYANKLKEKVTSPCKVDVGTIKQAFDRGNDQMSDWCKEKNKNGQADCMTCERVEILTCEVADNGNRTKVEDKVKGMLSTDHNIKKTLSDINNINENLCDRAQCVTTQKTRDKREGKNNAEAKQIWEVWKGFILNMAV; this is encoded by the exons atgaaa ACCAAAATATGGGAAGAGTTCTACAAATTCTCCGGAGACATGATGTATAAGATAGAGGAGGATGCAGAGCAGGATCTGAAAATGTGTTCCACGTTGGACGAAAgcaagaagaaagaagaaaatgagttATGCAAAATTGTAGCAAGGATATTTCTTTGGATGGATGGATTAAAGATAGGACGTAACGAGGCAGGAGGAGCAAAGTTCCGATGGGTACaaggagaagaggaggatgaaaaaccggaagaaaagaaactaCACTCTTATTATAGATGTTTAATTGGAAAAGTTACTATTCTAAAAATGTTAGGTAAGCATTGTATGTTAAAGGAAGTATCAGAAACAGTTAAAAAGAATAGGGAACAAATGAGGACAACTATGGATCTTAAGGGTGGGAATCAACTCTGTAGTGATGTGGATTTCGGAAGTTTATATTTGGGGAAAAGGTTCTTGTGGGATCAAATTAAGAAGGGGATTGATGATTTTAAGAGGACAGACAACCATGGTTTTGGGTCATCGCTAGtacaagaaggaaagagcaaACTGCACGACATACAGAAGGAGGGACAAAACGAGGGAATTTGCccaaaggaaggggaattgGACTCAGAAACCTTACAGAATTTAGAAATAACAGTCTACAACAAGGAAGACGTGTCTCTAGAGGACGACAAGGACACCGACCCTCCCGGGAAGGAACCTTCAGGAGGGAGCAAGGAGTTGGAGATCCTATTGTTCAAAGCTAAGGAAGCGAAGGATGCTGCACGGGGGGGTGATGATTGGGAGCAAAGAGCATACCAAGTGGTACAGGAAAATTTGAAGGAactgtttgaaaaaaatatgcgagAAAAGGCAGAAAAGAAACAGCAGGCTTTAGCAG GTGGTGAAGACTGCAGCACGCACAAGGATGACCTATGTAAACGTGTTACGTGCGTAGAACAAAAGTGGTATCAAaataaagcagaaaaagtgaagaaatgg GACTCCATGGAGGATGATATTAAGGGTGAATTAGAAAGGCTCTCTAAGAACATAATTACGAATGAAGCAAATATGGATActtattgtaaaaaaaatgaagagccAAGTAGTAGAATAGTTACTGACACAGAGATAAAAGCATGCAGATACATTACTGCAGGATTACGGTACATATACGGTATTCagaaggaaggtaaggaTAAGAACCCCGAAGATAACTGGAAGTTTAAGCAAACAATGCTATGCTTAGTTTTGAACGCCTATGCTAATAAGTTGAAAGAGAAGGTTACATCCCCTTGTAAGGTCGATGTAGGAACAATAAAACAAGCATTTGATAGAGGGAATGATCAGATGAGTGATTGgtgtaaggagaaaaataagaatggtCAGGCTGATTGTATGACGTGTGAGAGGGTTGAAATTTTAACATGTGAGGTGGCCGATAACGGCAATAGAACCAAAGTGGAGGACAAAGTGAAGGGCATGCTCAGTACAGAtcacaacataaaaaaaactctgagtgatataaataatataaatgagAACTTATGTGATCGTGCACAATGTGTAACAACACAAAAGACCAGggacaaaagggaagggaagaacaacGCAGAGGCCAAACAGATTTGGGAGGTTTGGAAAGGATTCATATTGAACATGGCTGTCTAA
- a CDS encoding SICA antigen yields MDHGIDHSGPYKYTLVKKRIPRSVPTGTKVPKKRVGSRAVGHRTIIDIHLEVLDECQKWDLHSTKKDFFEILVEEFMVPEFIKDEKVTKEDFVLEEYIPKDFVPMEHLQSSDSGFEGGRLCS; encoded by the coding sequence atggaCCATGGTATAGACCACTCTGGTCCATATAAATATActttagtaaaaaaacgcataCCAAGATCTGTTCCAACGGGAACAAAGGTACCAAAAAAACGTGTTGGTAGCCGTGCTGTGGGTCACcgcaccattattgatattcatttagaagtcttagacgaatgtcaaaaatgGGACCTACATTCGACGAAAaaggacttttttgaaattttggttgaAGAATTTATGGTACCCGAATTTATAAAGGACGAAAAGGTTActaaggaagactttgttcttgaggaatatattcctaaggattttgttcctatggaacaccttcaaagttcagattctgggtttgagggaggaagactttgttcctag
- a CDS encoding SICA antigen — MYIFRGRIHHGFVLIMNNDVWGDINKEAKNMFTKISEDRSKTVPGYCTHGNTEPTSRIVTDPEEKACQYITKGLEHIYSIDIDQSDIKNGIGTDAQKRAEDDRLFKQAMLCFFLNAYADKLKEKVISPCTVGEDSIAQAFQRGNGQLKNWCKYKSGNSNDCVPCDRVSNLNCDVGVAKVKDKLETIIDNDTNITATLTHINSQTKSLCQRAQCVITQRTRDKRTERDEQGNAKVTAKEENIWEVWKGFTFRIRVYLYRITVDAAWSDAKGDLLVKLSEAMTMKQTEEDALCNNINGEAGKTATYAEKKACNYIVKGLKHIHSLQGDIINTNPKYQKNNRLFEQTMACLILNEYGRLLQEKSCIDKRTVESAFNIDGKLHKTACTGGNCDQCNWDPCSDFKIGKEDKRRKEIKKKLEEDENIQKTFTTIHNASNLCERVKCVTEKWGKNRVNGAKPAPWSNFWPNDVKNQLVNISGGMLQEKPNVDKECNSIPGLDSTNKEACNYIVRGLDHIYKIEKGKNGGQKMIQDNLIFHRTMSCVLLNAFADKLIERTNGHMCPITEEEIKKMFQRGNGKMGEWCKDKHGQDMECEMCDREPSLVCEVSGGSNTYTVKTEVNNLFNGNNGAKITETLTTINNINNTLCARANCVTTNWFKDRDEGGGKQDWCTYWDTDFKNRLMELSKDMTNNSKNMNNYCNNVGNEGSAEKKACVLITAGLKHIYEIKKDEVTERDPTEQEKKEKKAVHNVQFEQVMKCILLNEYVNKIKDKCKDVKEENKIIEMFQKGNDQMNTWCKERKKNGEANCIKCEREENLNCTLSVNEDLFDKGKSERCEIGKGSNRAQIRTKLKELFQKKEKEGDVKKVMEEINTICTVPPAPPIQPATAAKPAGGDGAERGRSDPEPPVTPVLLPAPPGNAHTTPAGKNNENEPKDKNKKKIKK; from the exons atgtatatattcagGGGGAGAATACACCATGGTTTTGTGTTGataatgaat AATGACGTATGGGGTGACATTAACAAGGAGGCCAAAAATATGTTTACTAAAATATCTGAGGATAGGAGCAAAACGGTGCCAGGGTACTGTACTCATGGAAATACAGAGCCAACTAGTAGAATAGTCACGGACCCAGAGGAAAAAGCATGTCAATACATTACAAAAGGCTTAGAGCACATATACAGCATTGATATAGATCAGAGTGATATAAAGAATGGTATTGGTACGGATGCACAAAAGAGGGCGGAAGATGATCGATTATTTAAGCAAGCTAtgttatgcttttttttgaacgCGTATGCAGACAAATTGAAAGAGAAGGTTATATCTCCTTGCACGGTCGGTGAAGATTCAATAGCACAAGCATTTCAGAGAGGTAATGGGCAACTTAAGAATTGGTGTAAGTATAAGAGTGGTAATAGTAATGATTGTGTACCGTGTGATAGGGTATCTAACTTAAATTGTGATGTGGGTGTAGCGAAAGTGAAGGACAAGTTGGAGACAATAATTGATAACGACACCAACATAACAGCAACTCTAACTCATATAAATTCTCAAACTAAGTCCTTATGTCAACGTGCACAATGTGTAATAACACAAAGAACCAGGGACAAAAGGACAGAGCGCGATGAGCAGGGCAATGCGAAGGTCACagcgaaggaggaaaatatttggGAGGTTTGGAAAGGATTCACTTTTCGTATCAGAGTCTACTTGTATAGAATTACAGtg GATGCAGCCTGGTCTGATGCTAAGGGTGACCTACTGGTGAAACTTTCTGAGGCTATGACTATGAAGCAAACGGAGGAAGACGCCTTATGCAATAACATTAATGGGGAAGCTGGTAAAACAGCAACatacgcagaaaaaaaagcatgtaaTTACATTGTTAAGGGTTTAAAACATATACACAGCCTCCAGGGGGATATTATTAATACTAATCCTAAgtaccaaaaaaataatagattATTTGAACAAACTATGGCCTGTCTAATATTAAATGAATATGGAAGACTTCTCCAGGAAAAATCTTGTATCGACAAACGTACCGTAGAAAGTGCCTTTAATATCGATGGGAAGCTTCACAAAACTGCATGCACGGGTGGAAATTGTGATCAATGTAATTGGGACCCATGTTCAGATTTTAAAATTGGAAAGGAGGACAAGCGCcggaaagaaataaaaaagaagctcGAAGAGGATgaaaacatacaaaaaacTTTCACTACCATACATAATGCAAGTAATTTATGTGAAcgtgtaaaatgtgtaacagaaaaatggggaaaaaatagagtGAACGGAGCGAAGCCAGCACCTTGG AGTAATTTTTGGCCCAACGACGTCAAGAATCAACTAGTAAATATTTCTGGAGGCATGCTACAGGAGAAACCAAATGTTGACAAGGAATGTAATAGCATTCCAGGGTTAGATAGTACTAATAAAGAGGCATGTAATTACATTGTTCGTGGTTTAgaccatatatataaaattgaaaaggggaagaacggCGGGCAAAAGATGATTCAGGACAACCTCATATTCCATCGAACAATGTCTTGTGTTTTATTAAATGCATTTGCGGACAAATTGATAGAGAGAACAAATGGACACATGTGTCCTAttacagaagaagaaataaaaaaaatgtttcagaGAGGAAATGGAAAGATGGGCGAATGGTGTAAAGATAAGCACGGTCAAGACATGGAATGTGAAATGTGTGATAGGGAACCTAGCTTGGTTTGTGAAGTAAGTGGTGGCAGCAACACATACACTGTAAAGACTGAAGTGAATAATCTGTTCAATGGGAATAATGGTGCCAAAATAACAGAAACTCTAACtactataaataatataaataataccTTATGTGCACGTGCAAACTGTGTAACAACGAATTGGTTTAAGGACAGAGACGAGGGAGGTGGAAAACAAGACTGG TGTACATATTGGGATACAGATTTCAAGAATAGACTGATGGAACTATCCAAAGATATGACtaataatagtaaaaatatgaacaactaTTGTAATAACGTCGGAAATGAAGGtagtgcagaaaaaaaagcttgTGTGTTAATTACTGCTGGATTAAAACATATTTATGAAATTAAGAAGGATGAAGTAACAGAAAGAGACCCAACGGAgcaggagaagaaagaaaagaaggctGTTCATAATGTGCAGTTTGAGCAAGTTATGAAATGCATTCTACTTAATGAATacgtaaataaaataaaggataaaTGTAAAGAtgttaaggaggaaaataaaataattgaaATGTTTCAGAAAGGGAATGATCAGATGAATACTTGGTGTAAggagagaaagaagaatggtGAGGCTAATTGTATAAAgtgtgaaagggaagaaaatctAAATTGCACACTGAGCGTGAATGAAGATCTGTtcgataaaggaaaaagtgaaaggtGCGAAATAGGCAAGGGCAGTAACCGAGCCCAGATAAGAACCAAATTGAAGGAACTGTtccagaagaaagagaaagagggAGATGTGAAGAAAGttatggaagaaataaataccATATGTACAGTCCCACCTGCTCCACCAATCCAACCAGCCACGGCAGCAAAACCAGCCGGTGGTGATGGTGCTGAACGGGGCAGATCGGATCCGGAACCTCCTGTTACACCAGTACTATTACCAGCACCACCGGGTAACGCACATACAACACCAGCAGGTAAGAATAATGAAAATGAACctaaagataaaaataaaaaaaaaattaaaaagtaa
- a CDS encoding SICA-like antigen: MLEFRLAQDRPSGTREEGNRNKESTGQGEGTGQRGKETGQRGDWKKGDNRTRVNERDKAGRIGQWGTSKYTRRKLLWDELKLFSGDMMFNILDDGEKDKEMCSSLDSKEEKELCELLLRIFFWMDGLKQIPSKEKVGRFPWVQREKVEEKDTTEQEALKSYYRCLLGKVTILNMLGKHCKLKEVTPLVTKGRDEMRTTMNLNGGNKFCKDVDFGSLYLGKKFMWEEIKKGIDDFKREDDNGVGLSKVEKGQSKLHTIRNEGQNRRICPQDGNLDKEILEKLEIKVTKDDKDLLSLEDDNDPLGKEPSGGSKELEDLLVKAKEAKDAGGGDKNDTNLVLEIMKSLEQKFQQRIADVQRKNAQPTSKEGKKHY, translated from the exons ATGCTCGAATTTCGTCTCGCGCAAGACAGGCCAAGCGGAacaagggaggaaggaaaccggaACAAGGAGTCAACGggacaaggggaaggaaccggacaacggggaaaggaaaccggacaacGGGGAGACTGGAAGAAAGGGGACAATCGAACGAGGGTAAATGAACGGGACAAGGCCGGTCGAATAGGACAATGGGGAACTTCCaagtacacccgaagg AAACTTCTATGGGATGAGTTGAAGCTATTCTCCGGAGACATGATGTTTAATATACTGGATGATGGGGAAAAGGATAAAGAAATGTGTTCCTCGTTGGACtctaaagaggaaaaagagttATGTGAATTACTATTAAGAATATTCTTCTGGATGGATGGATTAAAGCAAATACCTAGCAAGGAAAAAGTAGGAAGATTCCCATGGGTACAAAGAGAAAAGGTGGAAGAGAAGGACACAACAGAACAGGAAGCACTCAAATCTTACTATAGATGTTTACTTGGAAAAGTTACTATATTAAACATGTTAGGTAAGCATTGtaaattaaaggaagtaaCACCATTAGTTACGAAGGGTAGGGATGAAATGAGGACAACTATGAACCTTAACGGTGGGAATAAATTCTGTAAGGACGTGGATTTCGGAAGTTTAtatttgggaaaaaagttCATGTGGGAGGAAATTAAGAAGGGGATAGATGATTTTAAGAGGGAAGACGACAATGGTGTTGGGTTATCGAAAGTAGAAAAAGGACAGAGCAAATTGCACACAATAAGGAACGAAGGACAAAACAGGAGAATTTGCCCACAGGACGGGAACCTTGACAAGGAAATCttagaaaaattagaaataaaAGTCACCAAGGACGATAAAGACCTACTGTCTCTAGAGGACGACAATGACCCTCTCGGGAAGGAACCTTCAGGAGGGAGCAAGGAGTTGGAGGACCTATTGGTTAAAGCTAAGGAAGCAAAGGATGCTGGAGGGGGGGACAAAAATGACACCAACCTTGTGCTGGAGATAATGAAATCATTGGAGCAAAAATTCCAACAACGTATCGCAGATGTTCAAAGGAAGAATGCACAACCAACAAGTAAAGAAGGTAAGAaacattattaa